The genome window TGCCCCTGCTCCTGTTCATACGGGTAGCGCGACGAGGTGCGGTCCGCGATGACGTAGGCGGCCGTCAGCTCCAGCGCCTTCCAGATCTGCCACTCCGCGCCCAGCTCCAGCTCGCGCACGTCGTAGAGGGGGGCGTTGGTCTCGAACTTCTTGCCGCCCTTGTAGAGCGTGCCGCGCACGTAGGGGATGAGCGACACGCCCACCACGCCGTCCAGCTTGTACATGAGCTGCGCGTAGCCGCCATGCAGGTTGCGGCTGTCGATGAGCAGCGCCTCGTCCGGGAACGAGCCCAGCGACGGCCCACGCCCGATGTTGTATTCGGCCTGGAAGCCCAGGGGCTGCGGGTAGATCATCAGGCTGACGATGGCTCGGGCATCCACCATGTTGGGGCCACGCGCCAGCGCATAGGCCGCGTCATCGCGCGGGGCCGCGCTGAGGTTGAAACGGCCGTAGTAGGCGCCGGTGCCGACCTCCACGTACTGGGAACCGAAGAGGAAGGGATAGCTGACGCGCGCGACGGCGTGAGGGCTGTTGTTGCGCTCGGCGCGGTTGGCCGTCTGGCCGTTGTAGACGCCCAGGCCCACCACGCCGTAGTCGCCGGAGCCCTTGAGGCCGCTGTCGACAAGGTACTTGAAGCGCTCGCGGATGTGCGAGGGCGCCCAGTAGAAGAACACGCCCACGTCGCGCTCGTCCTTCAGCGCGCTGTTGATGGCGTCGTTTCGGTCCAGCGCGAGGCGGTTCTGGCTGGACTGGAGGTTCTCGAAGCCGAACGGCACCTTCGACTGGCCCACGCGGAAGCGGAACTCCTTCTTCGCGTCCACGAAGATGTCCGCGTACCAGTCCCGCATGACGGCGACGTTGTACTGGTCACCGATGACGGAGGCGAAGTCCGGCTGCAGGTAGATGGACACGTGCGGGTGCACGTCCCCGAAGATGACGAGCCGCGCGCGGCGGATGCCAAAGCCGGTGTCCTTGCCCAGGAAGCGGTCGCCCTGGTCGTTGATGAGCGAGTCGTTCACCCGGAAGCTGGGCAGCCGGTTGTAGCGGACCTGCGTGTAGCCCCGGAGGCGGATGCTCTCGTACCAGGGCTTGGTCTTCTCCTTTTCCTTCTCCTTCTCCTCCGCGGGGGGCGGCAGCGCGGCGGGAGGCACGACCTCGCCCTGGGGAGCGGGCTCGGGAGGAGTCTCCTGGGCCTGGGCGAGGGTGGAGGAGGAGAAGAAGAGCGCGGTACCAGCCAGCAGGGCCTGAAGGACGGAGCGGTGGGACGAAGCGAGGGTCATGGGTTCGTGGGAGACGGGCGGGGAGCAGGGAGGGACCCGCCCGGTCCCGTTGTGGCGCTCCCGTTACCGAAGAGCGCGGCCCTCCGCCACGCACCGACCCCTGTTGTTGCCACACCGTTACCGGCGACGCGGTCCTGTCACACGAACGAGCGGCCCGTGTCACACGCCCGTGACATGGCCCGGCCTCCCCACCCCTGAACGAGTCATTCCCAGGGGTTGGCCTGGAAACAGCGGTCCGAGGCAACCGGCGTCACGCTTTCGCGACAATCCCCTTCGGGCGGCATTCATCCGCTCCCCGGCAGCCGTTCGCCGGACCCGCACCGGGTGTCTCCGTCACCCGCGAGAAGCGACA of Corallococcus exiguus contains these proteins:
- a CDS encoding porin produces the protein MTLASSHRSVLQALLAGTALFFSSSTLAQAQETPPEPAPQGEVVPPAALPPPAEEKEKEKEKTKPWYESIRLRGYTQVRYNRLPSFRVNDSLINDQGDRFLGKDTGFGIRRARLVIFGDVHPHVSIYLQPDFASVIGDQYNVAVMRDWYADIFVDAKKEFRFRVGQSKVPFGFENLQSSQNRLALDRNDAINSALKDERDVGVFFYWAPSHIRERFKYLVDSGLKGSGDYGVVGLGVYNGQTANRAERNNSPHAVARVSYPFLFGSQYVEVGTGAYYGRFNLSAAPRDDAAYALARGPNMVDARAIVSLMIYPQPLGFQAEYNIGRGPSLGSFPDEALLIDSRNLHGGYAQLMYKLDGVVGVSLIPYVRGTLYKGGKKFETNAPLYDVRELELGAEWQIWKALELTAAYVIADRTSSRYPYEQEQGHVTRLQLQFNY